One genomic segment of Streptomyces sp. NBC_00239 includes these proteins:
- the nadA gene encoding quinolinate synthase NadA, with product MRVVTTAQPLDVQPTPLALLLLGREADPKSERGVECPGDLPSPSDPDLVARARAAKEKLGDKVFILGHHYQRDEVIEFADVTGDSFKLAKDAAAKPEAEYIVFCGVHFMAESADILTTDDQKVVLPDLAAGCSMADMATAEQVAECWDVLTEAGVAGVTVPVSYMNSSADIKAFTGKHGGTICTSSNAKKALDWAFEQGEKILFLPDQHLGRNTAVRDMGMSLDDCVLYNPHKPNGGLTAEELRAAKMILWRGHCSVHGRFSVDSVNDVRARIPGVNVLVHPECKHEVVAAADYVGSTEYIIKMLEAAPAGSKWAIGTELNLVQRLANRFAAEDKEVVFLDKTVCFCSTMNRIDLPHLVWTLESLAEGNLVNQIQVDKETESFAKLALERMLALP from the coding sequence GTGCGTGTCGTGACCACCGCCCAGCCTTTGGACGTCCAGCCGACGCCCCTTGCCCTGCTGCTGCTCGGCCGCGAGGCCGACCCCAAGAGCGAGCGCGGCGTCGAGTGCCCGGGCGACCTGCCCTCGCCGTCCGACCCGGACCTCGTGGCGCGCGCCCGCGCCGCCAAGGAGAAGCTCGGGGACAAGGTCTTCATCCTCGGCCACCACTACCAGCGTGACGAGGTCATCGAGTTCGCGGACGTGACCGGCGACTCCTTCAAGCTGGCCAAGGACGCGGCCGCCAAGCCGGAGGCCGAGTACATCGTCTTCTGCGGCGTGCACTTCATGGCCGAGTCGGCGGACATCCTCACCACCGACGACCAGAAGGTGGTCCTGCCGGACCTGGCCGCGGGCTGCTCGATGGCCGACATGGCCACCGCCGAGCAGGTCGCCGAGTGCTGGGACGTGCTCACCGAGGCGGGTGTGGCGGGTGTCACCGTCCCCGTCTCGTACATGAACTCCTCCGCCGACATCAAGGCCTTCACCGGCAAGCACGGCGGCACGATCTGCACGTCGTCCAACGCGAAGAAGGCCCTGGACTGGGCCTTCGAGCAGGGCGAGAAGATCCTCTTCCTGCCGGACCAGCACCTGGGCCGCAACACCGCCGTCCGCGACATGGGCATGTCCCTGGACGACTGCGTGCTCTACAACCCGCACAAGCCCAACGGCGGTCTGACCGCCGAGGAGCTGCGCGCGGCGAAGATGATCCTGTGGCGCGGCCACTGCTCGGTGCACGGCCGGTTCTCGGTCGACTCGGTCAACGACGTGCGGGCCCGCATCCCCGGGGTGAACGTCCTCGTGCACCCGGAGTGCAAGCACGAGGTCGTCGCGGCCGCGGACTACGTCGGCTCGACGGAGTACATCATCAAGATGCTGGAGGCGGCCCCGGCCGGCTCCAAGTGGGCCATCGGCACGGAGCTGAACCTGGTCCAGCGTCTGGCGAACCGTTTCGCCGCCGAGGACAAGGAAGTCGTCTTCCTCGACAAGACGGTCTGCTTCTGCTCCACGATGAACCGCATCGACCTCCCGCACCTGGTGTGGACGCTGGAGTCGCTGGCCGAGGGCAACCTCGTCAACCAGATCCAGGTCGACAAGGAGACGGAGAGCTTCGCGAAGCTCGCGCTGGAGCGGATGCTCGCCCTCCCGTAA
- a CDS encoding iron-sulfur cluster assembly accessory protein has translation MSVQDDKTTVTDGILLSDAAAAKVKALLEQEGREDLALRVAVQPGGCSGLRYQLFFDERSLDGDVLKDFDGVKVVTDRMSAPYLGGASIDFVDTIEKQGFTIDNPNATGSCACGDSFS, from the coding sequence ATGTCCGTTCAGGACGACAAGACCACTGTGACCGACGGCATCCTCCTGTCCGACGCCGCTGCGGCCAAGGTCAAGGCGCTGCTGGAGCAGGAAGGCCGGGAAGACCTGGCGCTGCGCGTCGCCGTTCAGCCCGGCGGCTGCTCCGGCCTGCGCTACCAGCTCTTCTTCGACGAGCGCTCGCTCGACGGCGACGTCCTGAAGGACTTCGACGGCGTCAAGGTCGTCACCGACCGCATGAGCGCCCCGTACCTGGGCGGCGCCTCCATCGACTTCGTCGACACCATCGAGAAGCAGGGCTTCACGATCGACAACCCGAACGCCACCGGCTCCTGCGCCTGCGGCGACTCGTTCAGCTAG
- a CDS encoding carbohydrate kinase family protein: MRIAVTGSIATDHLMTFPGRFADQLVADQLHTVSLSFLVDNLDVRRGGVGPNICFGMGQLGARPILVGAAGSDFDEYRAWLDRHGVDTDSVRISEVLHTARFVCTTDVDHNQIGSFYTGAMSEARLIELKSVADRVGGLDLVLIGADDPEAMLRHTEECRTRGIPFAADFSQQIARMDGENIRTLMEGATFLFSNEYEKGLIESKSGWTDAEILAKVGTRVTTLGSQGVKIERAGHEPITVGCPEETAKVDPTGVGDAFRAGFLTGLGWGVGLERAAQVGCMLATLVIETLGTQEYTLARAHFMERFTKAYGDEAAAEVQAHFAV, translated from the coding sequence GTGCGTATCGCTGTCACCGGCTCCATCGCCACCGACCACCTCATGACCTTCCCCGGCCGATTCGCCGACCAGCTGGTCGCCGATCAGCTGCACACGGTCTCCCTCTCCTTCCTCGTCGACAACCTCGACGTCCGGCGGGGCGGTGTCGGACCGAACATCTGCTTCGGGATGGGGCAGCTGGGCGCCCGCCCGATCCTCGTCGGCGCCGCGGGATCCGACTTCGACGAGTACCGCGCCTGGCTCGACCGGCACGGCGTCGACACCGACTCCGTCCGCATCTCCGAGGTCCTGCACACCGCGCGCTTCGTGTGCACCACGGACGTCGACCACAACCAGATCGGCTCCTTCTACACCGGCGCCATGAGCGAGGCCCGGCTGATCGAGCTGAAGTCGGTCGCCGACCGGGTCGGCGGCCTCGACCTGGTGCTGATCGGCGCCGACGACCCCGAGGCGATGCTCCGCCACACGGAGGAGTGCCGTACCCGCGGCATCCCCTTCGCCGCGGACTTCTCGCAGCAGATCGCCCGTATGGACGGCGAGAACATCCGCACCCTCATGGAGGGCGCCACCTTCCTCTTCTCCAACGAGTACGAGAAGGGCCTGATCGAGTCGAAGTCCGGCTGGACCGACGCGGAGATCCTCGCCAAGGTCGGCACCCGGGTCACCACCCTCGGCTCGCAGGGCGTCAAGATCGAGCGCGCCGGCCACGAGCCGATCACCGTCGGCTGCCCGGAGGAGACCGCCAAGGTCGACCCGACCGGTGTCGGCGACGCCTTCCGCGCCGGCTTCCTGACCGGCCTCGGCTGGGGCGTCGGCCTGGAGCGGGCCGCGCAGGTCGGCTGCATGCTGGCCACCCTGGTCATCGAGACCCTGGGCACCCAGGAGTACACCCTGGCCCGGGCGCACTTCATGGAGCGCTTCACCAAGGCCTACGGGGACGAGGCCGCCGCCGAGGTCCAGGCCCACTTCGCCGTCTGA
- a CDS encoding cysteine desulfurase/sulfurtransferase TusA family protein, whose protein sequence is MPYFDSASSAPLHPVARQALVAALDEGWADPARLYREGRRARLLLDAAREAAAEVVGCRPDELVFTPSGTRAVHTGMAGTLAGRRRVGGHLVVSAVEHSSVLHAAQTHEAEGGSVTEVPVERTGAVAVDSFAAALRPDTALACLQSANHEVGTEQPVAGAAEVCRAAGVPLLVDAAQSLPWGPVPEGWSLLAASAHKWGGPAGVGLLAVRKGVRFAPQGAVDERESGRSAGFENIPAIVAAAASLRAVRAEAEEEGRRLRVLVDRIRRRVARLVPDVEVVGDAERRLPHLVTFSCLYVDGEVLLHELDRAGFSVSSGSSCTSSTLTPSHVLSAMGVLSEGNVRVSLPPGTTAADVNRFLDVLPAAVAGVRERLGVPSAGAADTVPVSDALVVDALGMRCPQPVIELAKTIGGVPVGGTVTVLSDDEVARLDIPAWCAMRGQEYLGESPAAGGVAYRVRRLV, encoded by the coding sequence ATGCCGTACTTCGACTCCGCTTCCTCCGCTCCGCTGCACCCCGTGGCCCGTCAGGCCCTCGTGGCGGCGCTCGACGAGGGCTGGGCGGACCCGGCCCGCCTGTACCGGGAGGGGCGCCGGGCCAGGCTGTTGCTCGACGCGGCGCGCGAGGCCGCGGCGGAGGTGGTGGGATGCCGCCCCGACGAGCTCGTGTTCACTCCTTCGGGGACGCGCGCAGTTCACACGGGCATGGCGGGAACCCTCGCAGGACGTCGGCGCGTCGGCGGGCATCTGGTCGTATCGGCGGTGGAGCACTCTTCCGTACTCCATGCGGCCCAGACCCACGAGGCGGAGGGCGGGAGCGTCACCGAAGTGCCGGTGGAACGTACGGGCGCCGTCGCCGTGGACTCCTTCGCCGCCGCGCTGCGCCCGGACACGGCGCTGGCCTGCCTGCAGTCGGCCAACCACGAGGTGGGCACGGAGCAGCCGGTGGCCGGGGCCGCGGAGGTGTGCCGGGCGGCGGGCGTGCCGCTGCTGGTGGACGCGGCGCAGTCGCTGCCGTGGGGTCCGGTGCCTGAGGGCTGGTCGCTGCTGGCCGCGAGCGCGCACAAATGGGGCGGTCCGGCCGGAGTCGGACTGCTCGCGGTCCGCAAGGGGGTCCGCTTCGCGCCCCAAGGGGCCGTGGACGAAAGGGAGTCGGGGCGTTCGGCCGGCTTCGAGAACATCCCGGCGATCGTCGCGGCCGCCGCCTCGCTGCGGGCGGTACGGGCGGAGGCCGAGGAGGAGGGCCGGCGGCTGCGGGTCCTGGTGGACCGGATCCGGCGCCGGGTGGCCCGGCTGGTGCCGGACGTGGAGGTGGTGGGCGACGCCGAGCGGCGGCTGCCGCACCTGGTCACCTTCTCCTGTCTCTATGTCGACGGGGAGGTCCTGCTGCACGAGCTGGACCGGGCGGGCTTCTCCGTCTCGTCGGGCTCCTCGTGCACCAGCTCGACGCTGACCCCGAGCCACGTGCTGAGCGCGATGGGGGTGCTGTCCGAGGGGAACGTGCGGGTCTCGCTGCCGCCGGGGACGACCGCGGCGGACGTCAACCGCTTCCTCGACGTGCTGCCGGCGGCGGTGGCCGGGGTCCGGGAGCGGCTCGGCGTGCCGTCGGCGGGGGCCGCGGACACCGTCCCGGTGTCGGACGCGCTGGTCGTGGACGCCCTGGGGATGCGCTGCCCGCAGCCGGTGATCGAGCTGGCGAAGACGATCGGCGGCGTGCCGGTGGGCGGCACCGTCACCGTCCTGTCGGACGACGAGGTGGCGCGGCTGGACATCCCGGCGTGGTGCGCGATGCGGGGCCAGGAGTACCTGGGCGAGTCCCCCGCGGCCGGGGGCGTGGCCTACCGGGTGCGCCGCCTGGTGTGA
- the ctaC gene encoding aa3-type cytochrome oxidase subunit II, translating to MSPYGSDRSPRRPMRRKLLQALTAGVVLATATGCSYTWKDFPRLGMPTPVTEEAPRILSLWQGSWAAALITGILVWGLILWSVIFHRRSRSKVEVPPQTRYNMPIEALYTVVPLIIVSVLFYFTARDESKLLALSEKPKHTINVVGFQWSWGFNYIENVDGDLATPKLPLVAEEEAGHAEDGKAHGAKGEAKKAPRVPKELSSIPDKYTKDFPAGAEGVYTKGVPGDRNPQTGNPGPTLWLPKGEKVRFILSSNDVIHSFWVVPFLFKQDVIPGHTNVFEVTPTREGTFMGKCAELCGVDHSRMLFNVKVVSPERYQAHLKELAEKGQTGYLPAGIKQTDPARNSETNKL from the coding sequence GTGAGTCCCTACGGCTCCGACCGCTCGCCGCGGCGCCCGATGCGGCGGAAGCTGCTGCAGGCGCTGACTGCGGGTGTGGTCCTGGCGACCGCCACTGGTTGCTCGTATACCTGGAAAGACTTTCCCCGCCTCGGAATGCCCACTCCGGTCACCGAGGAGGCGCCGCGCATCCTCTCCCTGTGGCAGGGCTCCTGGGCGGCTGCACTCATTACGGGCATCCTGGTCTGGGGCCTGATCCTGTGGAGCGTCATCTTCCACCGGCGCAGCCGCAGCAAGGTGGAGGTTCCTCCGCAGACCCGGTACAACATGCCCATCGAGGCGCTGTACACCGTGGTCCCGCTCATCATCGTCTCGGTGCTCTTCTACTTCACCGCGCGTGACGAGTCGAAGCTGCTCGCCCTCTCCGAGAAGCCGAAGCACACGATCAACGTGGTCGGCTTCCAGTGGAGCTGGGGCTTCAACTACATCGAGAACGTCGACGGCGACCTCGCCACTCCGAAGCTTCCCCTGGTGGCCGAGGAAGAAGCGGGTCATGCCGAGGACGGCAAGGCCCACGGGGCGAAGGGCGAGGCCAAGAAGGCTCCCCGGGTTCCCAAGGAGCTCTCCTCGATCCCGGACAAGTACACCAAGGACTTCCCCGCGGGCGCCGAAGGCGTCTACACCAAGGGCGTCCCCGGTGACCGGAACCCGCAGACCGGCAACCCGGGCCCGACCCTGTGGCTGCCGAAGGGCGAGAAGGTCCGCTTCATCCTGTCGTCGAACGACGTCATCCACTCCTTCTGGGTGGTTCCCTTCCTGTTCAAGCAGGACGTCATCCCCGGCCACACCAATGTCTTCGAGGTGACCCCCACCCGTGAGGGCACCTTCATGGGCAAGTGCGCCGAGCTCTGCGGCGTCGACCACTCCCGGATGCTCTTCAACGTGAAGGTCGTCTCCCCGGAGCGCTACCAGGCGCACCTCAAGGAGCTGGCCGAGAAGGGGCAGACCGGTTACCTCCCGGCCGGTATCAAGCAGACCGACCCGGCCCGGAACTCGGAGACGAACAAACTGTGA
- the ctaD gene encoding aa3-type cytochrome oxidase subunit I, with protein sequence MSILNEPQGAAAADASYENELPVRRKQPGNVVVKWLTTTDHKTIGTMYLVTSFVFFIIGGIMALFMRAELARPGTQIMSNEQFNQAFTMHGTIMLLMFATPLFAGFANWIMPLQIGAPDVAFPRLNMFAYWLYLFGSSIAVAGFVTPQGAADFGWFAYSPLSDAVRSPGIGADMWIMGLAFSGFGTILGSVNFITTIICMRAPGMTMFRMPIFTWNVLLTGVLVLLAFPVLAAALFALEADRKFGAHVFDSANGGALLWQHLFWFFGHPEVYIIALPFFGIISEVIPVFSRKPMFGYIGLIGATIAIAGLSVTVWAHHMYVTGGVLLPFFSFMTFLIAVPTGVKFFNWIGTMWKGSLSFETPMLWAVGFLITFTFGGLTGVILASPPMDFHVSDSYFVVAHFHYVIFGTVVFAMFSGFHFWWPKFTGKMLDERLGKITFWTLFVGFHGTFLVQHWLGAEGMARRYADYLDADGFTALNTISTISSFLLGLSMLPFMYNVWKTAKYGKKIEVDDPWGYGRSLEWATSCPPPRHNFLTLPRIRSESPAFDLHHPEIAALDHLENHGEPAKAVTGDKEAGK encoded by the coding sequence GTGAGCATCCTCAACGAACCTCAGGGTGCCGCGGCAGCTGACGCCTCGTACGAGAACGAGCTGCCGGTACGGCGCAAGCAGCCGGGCAACGTGGTCGTGAAGTGGCTTACCACCACCGACCACAAGACCATCGGCACGATGTACCTGGTCACGTCGTTCGTGTTCTTCATCATCGGCGGGATCATGGCGCTCTTCATGCGCGCCGAGCTGGCCCGTCCGGGCACGCAGATCATGTCGAACGAGCAGTTCAACCAGGCGTTCACGATGCACGGCACGATCATGCTGCTGATGTTCGCGACGCCGCTGTTCGCCGGATTCGCGAACTGGATCATGCCGCTGCAGATCGGCGCGCCCGACGTGGCGTTCCCGCGGCTGAACATGTTCGCGTACTGGCTGTACCTCTTCGGCTCCTCCATCGCGGTGGCCGGCTTCGTCACCCCGCAGGGTGCCGCCGACTTCGGCTGGTTCGCCTACTCCCCGCTGTCGGACGCCGTCCGCTCGCCGGGCATCGGCGCCGACATGTGGATCATGGGTCTGGCCTTCTCCGGCTTCGGCACGATCCTCGGCTCGGTCAACTTCATCACCACGATCATCTGCATGCGCGCGCCCGGCATGACGATGTTCCGCATGCCGATCTTCACCTGGAACGTGCTGCTGACCGGTGTGCTGGTCCTGCTCGCCTTCCCGGTGCTCGCCGCGGCGCTCTTCGCGCTGGAGGCGGACCGCAAGTTCGGTGCGCACGTGTTCGACTCCGCGAACGGCGGAGCGCTGCTGTGGCAACACCTCTTCTGGTTCTTCGGACACCCAGAGGTGTACATCATCGCGCTACCGTTCTTCGGCATCATTTCCGAGGTCATCCCGGTCTTCTCCCGCAAGCCGATGTTCGGTTACATCGGCCTGATCGGTGCGACGATCGCGATCGCCGGCCTCTCCGTGACGGTGTGGGCGCACCACATGTACGTCACCGGCGGTGTGCTGCTGCCCTTCTTCTCCTTCATGACCTTCCTGATCGCGGTACCGACCGGTGTGAAGTTCTTCAACTGGATCGGCACCATGTGGAAGGGCTCGCTGTCCTTCGAGACCCCGATGCTCTGGGCCGTCGGCTTCCTGATCACCTTCACCTTCGGTGGTCTGACCGGCGTCATCCTGGCCTCGCCCCCGATGGACTTCCACGTCTCCGACTCGTACTTCGTCGTCGCGCACTTCCACTACGTCATCTTCGGCACCGTGGTCTTCGCGATGTTCTCCGGCTTCCACTTCTGGTGGCCGAAGTTCACGGGCAAGATGCTGGACGAGCGCCTGGGCAAGATCACCTTCTGGACCCTGTTCGTGGGCTTCCACGGCACCTTCCTGGTGCAGCACTGGCTGGGTGCCGAGGGCATGGCGCGCCGTTACGCCGACTACCTCGACGCCGACGGCTTCACCGCGCTGAACACGATCTCGACGATCAGCTCCTTCCTGCTCGGCCTGTCGATGCTTCCGTTCATGTACAACGTCTGGAAGACCGCCAAGTACGGCAAGAAGATCGAGGTCGACGACCCGTGGGGCTACGGCCGTTCGCTCGAATGGGCGACGTCCTGCCCGCCGCCGCGGCACAACTTCCTCACGCTGCCCCGGATCCGTTCCGAATCCCCGGCGTTCGACCTGCACCACCCGGAGATCGCCGCTCTCGACCACCTCGAGAACCACGGCGAGCCGGCCAAGGCCGTCACCGGTGACAAGGAGGCCGGCAAGTGA
- a CDS encoding cytochrome c oxidase subunit 4: MKVQGKMFLWLSLFILIMAIVYGVWSKEPAGTTALFLAFGLSVMIGYYLAFTAKRVDAMAQDNLEADVADEAGELGFFSPHSWQPLSLAVGGAFAFCGVIFGWWLLYFSAPLILVGLWGWVYEYYRGENQNQ, translated from the coding sequence GTGAAGGTCCAGGGCAAGATGTTCCTCTGGCTCTCGCTGTTCATCCTGATCATGGCCATCGTGTATGGCGTGTGGTCCAAGGAGCCGGCGGGCACCACGGCGCTCTTCCTCGCCTTCGGGCTGAGCGTCATGATCGGCTACTACCTGGCCTTCACCGCCAAGCGCGTGGACGCCATGGCCCAGGACAACCTGGAGGCCGACGTCGCGGACGAGGCCGGCGAGCTGGGGTTCTTCTCCCCGCACAGCTGGCAGCCGCTGTCCCTGGCCGTCGGTGGCGCGTTCGCGTTCTGCGGCGTCATCTTCGGCTGGTGGCTGCTGTACTTCTCCGCGCCGCTGATCCTCGTGGGTCTGTGGGGCTGGGTGTACGAGTACTACCGCGGTGAGAACCAGAACCAGTAG
- a CDS encoding L,D-transpeptidase, translating into MSHSPRLWTVISCSMLVASLGAGATACGSGGDDPLADRPYDAADQVTFNQRDGGRPVDPDRPLEVTAKGKDGRITDVTAVDTHGRRLAGELSADGDRWHSTVPLAAGVRYTVVVGTEDADGSPGQRTLSFDTTPAQKVLKVEFGPDAGKYGVGQPITADLSEPVKDKAARAVVERALVVRSTPRADGAWYWVDDKKLHYRPKDYWAAHSTVSVESNLEGIKVAPGLYGAAGKALKLEIGDRVEVVTDASSHSLTFRRNGEVINTIPVTTGKPGFSTRNGYKVVLGKQYYVQMRGDTVGISQGSSEYYNLPVYYATRVTWSGEYVHAAPWSVGSQGYENVSHGCTGMSTGNAAWFYENITEGDIVRVVNSYGEDMDPFGNGFGDWNVPWKKWREGSALLSGTQDGRTPVDTARLRPQV; encoded by the coding sequence ATGAGCCACTCACCGCGTCTTTGGACCGTCATCAGCTGCTCGATGCTGGTCGCGTCCCTCGGAGCCGGCGCCACGGCGTGCGGGTCCGGAGGCGACGACCCGCTGGCCGACCGCCCCTACGACGCGGCTGACCAGGTCACCTTCAACCAGCGCGACGGCGGCCGCCCCGTCGACCCCGACCGGCCGCTGGAGGTGACCGCCAAGGGCAAGGACGGCCGGATCACCGACGTCACCGCCGTCGACACGCACGGCCGCCGCCTCGCCGGCGAACTCTCCGCCGACGGCGACCGCTGGCACAGCACCGTGCCGCTGGCGGCCGGCGTCCGCTACACCGTCGTCGTCGGCACCGAGGACGCGGACGGCTCCCCGGGGCAGCGCACGCTGTCGTTCGACACGACCCCCGCCCAGAAGGTCCTCAAGGTCGAATTCGGCCCGGACGCGGGCAAGTACGGGGTCGGCCAGCCCATCACCGCCGACCTCAGCGAGCCGGTCAAGGACAAGGCGGCCCGGGCGGTCGTCGAGCGGGCCCTGGTGGTGCGCTCCACCCCCCGCGCGGACGGCGCCTGGTACTGGGTCGACGACAAGAAGCTCCACTACCGGCCGAAGGACTACTGGGCCGCCCACTCCACGGTCTCGGTGGAGAGCAACCTGGAGGGCATCAAGGTCGCCCCCGGCCTCTACGGAGCCGCCGGCAAGGCCCTGAAGCTGGAGATCGGCGACCGGGTGGAGGTCGTCACCGACGCCTCCTCGCACTCCCTGACGTTCCGCCGGAACGGCGAAGTGATCAACACCATTCCGGTGACCACCGGCAAGCCCGGCTTCTCCACCCGCAACGGCTACAAGGTCGTGCTCGGCAAGCAGTACTACGTCCAGATGCGCGGCGACACGGTCGGCATCTCGCAGGGCAGCAGCGAGTACTACAACCTGCCCGTCTACTACGCGACGCGCGTCACCTGGAGTGGTGAATACGTGCACGCCGCGCCGTGGTCCGTGGGCTCCCAGGGCTACGAGAACGTCAGCCACGGCTGCACCGGCATGAGCACCGGCAACGCCGCCTGGTTCTACGAGAACATCACCGAGGGCGACATCGTCCGCGTCGTCAACAGCTACGGCGAGGACATGGACCCGTTCGGGAACGGCTTCGGTGACTGGAACGTGCCCTGGAAGAAGTGGCGCGAGGGCAGCGCCCTGCTCTCCGGCACCCAGGACGGCCGCACCCCCGTCGACACGGCCAGGCTTCGCCCGCAGGTCTAG
- the ctaE gene encoding aa3-type cytochrome oxidase subunit III yields the protein MSVVATATTVDTGHAHPTVNRPNLVSVGTIIWLSSELMFFAALFAMYFTLRSVTGTEFWTEKADLLNLPFSATNTTILVLSSLTCQLGVFAAERGDVKKLRTWFVITFVMGAIFIGGQVFEYTELVKHEGLSLSSDAYGSVFYLTTGFHGLHVTGGLIAFLLVLGRTYAAKRFTHEQATSAIVVSYYWHFVDVVWIGLFATIYLIK from the coding sequence ATGTCGGTCGTGGCGACAGCAACGACAGTAGATACCGGGCACGCGCACCCGACGGTCAACAGGCCGAACCTCGTCAGCGTCGGAACCATCATCTGGTTGAGTTCCGAGCTGATGTTCTTCGCGGCCCTTTTCGCGATGTACTTCACCCTGCGATCGGTGACGGGCACCGAGTTCTGGACTGAGAAGGCGGACCTTCTCAACCTCCCGTTCTCGGCGACGAACACCACGATCCTGGTGCTCTCCTCGCTCACCTGCCAGCTCGGCGTCTTCGCCGCCGAGCGCGGTGACGTGAAGAAGCTCCGCACCTGGTTCGTGATCACCTTCGTGATGGGTGCGATCTTCATTGGCGGCCAGGTGTTCGAATACACCGAGCTGGTCAAGCACGAGGGCCTCTCGCTCTCGTCTGACGCGTACGGCTCGGTCTTCTACCTGACCACCGGATTCCACGGTCTGCACGTGACGGGCGGTCTCATCGCCTTCCTGCTGGTCCTGGGCCGGACGTACGCGGCCAAGAGGTTCACCCACGAACAGGCCACCTCGGCCATCGTCGTGTCCTACTACTGGCACTTCGTCGATGTCGTCTGGATCGGCCTCTTCGCCACGATCTACCTGATCAAGTAG
- the qcrC gene encoding cytochrome bc1 complex diheme cytochrome c subunit produces the protein MKKLSARRRHPLAAVVVLLLALAATGGLYAAFAPAGRAQADETAQSLAIEEGQKLYAVGCASCHGAGGQGSTDGPSLVGVGSAAVDFQVSTGRMPAQQPGAQVPKKKAIYTQAQIDQLAAFISSLGAGPITPTEKQYDPAGADIARGGVLFRNNCAQCHNFTGEGGALTHGKYAPNLEGVEPKHIYEAMLTGPQNMPSFPDSTMPEKEKKDIIAYLQTVNGDKSESPGGLKLGGLGPVSEGLFGWIFGLGTLIAVAVWVAAHTAKAKKS, from the coding sequence GTGAAAAAGCTCTCCGCACGACGACGCCATCCGCTGGCGGCGGTCGTCGTTCTACTCCTCGCGCTGGCGGCCACTGGGGGGCTGTACGCCGCGTTCGCGCCTGCGGGCAGGGCGCAGGCCGACGAAACCGCCCAGTCCCTCGCCATCGAGGAGGGCCAGAAGCTCTACGCCGTGGGCTGCGCAAGCTGCCACGGAGCCGGGGGTCAGGGTTCCACTGACGGCCCGAGCCTGGTGGGCGTCGGTTCTGCCGCCGTCGACTTCCAGGTGAGCACGGGCCGTATGCCCGCCCAGCAGCCCGGCGCCCAGGTGCCGAAGAAGAAGGCCATCTACACCCAGGCGCAGATCGACCAGCTCGCCGCGTTCATCAGCTCCCTCGGAGCCGGCCCGATCACGCCGACCGAGAAGCAGTACGACCCGGCCGGCGCGGACATCGCCCGCGGTGGTGTGCTCTTCCGCAACAACTGCGCGCAGTGCCACAACTTCACCGGTGAGGGCGGCGCGCTGACGCACGGCAAGTACGCCCCCAACCTTGAGGGTGTCGAGCCGAAGCACATCTACGAGGCCATGCTCACCGGCCCGCAGAACATGCCCTCCTTCCCGGACAGCACCATGCCGGAGAAGGAGAAGAAGGACATCATCGCGTACCTCCAGACCGTCAACGGCGACAAGTCGGAGAGCCCCGGCGGGCTCAAGCTGGGCGGCCTCGGCCCCGTCAGCGAAGGCCTGTTCGGCTGGATCTTCGGTCTGGGAACGCTCATCGCTGTCGCCGTCTGGGTCGCGGCCCACACCGCTAAGGCCAAGAAGTCATGA